A window of the Candida orthopsilosis Co 90-125, chromosome 1 draft sequence genome harbors these coding sequences:
- a CDS encoding Lem3 membrane protein, translating into MASRYYAYDSEQPEPAAGLANADVPVTGEEGHSQQPNGGSRQDDDYDSGSSSEDEPLDTDKKEKSRRPSDHPFRQQRLKAYNPVLTAKTVIPLLVAIAIVFVPLGAAMWYASDKIQDITIEYTQCENLALENVFTPIPDNYTDYNFKRDYSGYKPNFAWRVVTDDTQRYEEDKKVCQIQFQVLTEIKGPLYLYYRLHKFHANHRRFVKSFSEDQLNGKAASLDTIKNTVGQNCEPLSQRDGKKIYPCGLIANSLFNDTFSTAFEAVNGTSADKTVKLTENGINWSTDKNRFKKTKYNHTEIVPPPNWHKMFPDGYNESNVPDISKWPQFHNWMRPSALATFNKLALRNDSASLQVGVYQIDVGLHFPVLPYNGGKYIYLSQRSVIGGKNDFLGIAWMVGGGICFVLGLALLVINFVKPRKTGDVNLLSWNQEAIKRDEHDASMANTSGFEK; encoded by the coding sequence ATGGCATCGAGATACTACGCATATGATTCAGAGCAGCCAGAGCCAGCTGCTGGATTGGCTAATGCCGATGTTCCAGTAACTGGAGAAGAAGGACACTcacaacaaccaaatgGTGGCAGTCGACAAGATGACGATTACGATTCTGGATCTTCATCAGAAGATGAACCATTGGACACGGATAAAAAGGAAAAGTCTAGAAGACCGTCAGATCACCCGTTTAGACAACAACGATTGAAAGCTTATAATCCGGTGTTGACCGCCAAGACGGTGATTCCTTTATTGGTAGCTATCGCTATAGTATTTGTGCCTCTTGGAGCAGCCATGTGGTACGCATCAGATAAGATACAGGATATAACTATTGAATACACCCAGTGTGAGAATTTGGCTTTAGAGAATGTTTTTACTCCAATACCGGACAACTACACCGATTACAACTTTAAAAGAGATTATTCTGGGTATAAACCTAACTTTGCTTGGAGAGTCGTGACTGATGACACTCAAAGGTATGAAGAGGATAAAAAGGTGTGTCAAATACAGTTTCAGGTTTTGACGGAAATAAAGGGTCCTCTCTATCTTTATTACAGATTGCACAAGTTCCACGCCAATCATCGTCGTTTTGTCAAGTCATTTAGTgaagatcaattgaatggaAAAGCAGCAAGTCTAGATACCATCAAGAATACGGTTGGACAAAATTGTGAACCATTATCACAAAGAGATGGGAAGAAAATTTACCCATGTGGACTTATAGCCAACAGTTTATTTAATGACACTTTTTCGACGGCGTTTGAAGCTGTCAATGGTACAAGTGCTGATAAAACAGTCAAACTCACAGAAAACGGAATCAACTGGTCAACCGACAAGAATAGGTTCAAAAAAACTAAATACAATCATACGGAAATAGttccaccaccaaattGGCATAAGATGTTTCCCGATGGATacaatgaatcaaatgttcctgatatttcaaaatggcCCCAATTCCATAATTGGATGCGTCCAAGTGCATTAGCCACATTTAACAAATTAGCTTTGCGAAACGACTCCGCATCATTGCAAGTTGGTGTATATCAAATCGATGTTGGATTGCATTTCCCCGTATTGCCATATAATGGTGGAAAATACATTTATCTTTCACAAAGATCAGTTATTGGTGGTAAGAATGACTTTTTAGGCATTGCTTGGATGGTTGGTGGAGGAATCTGTTTTGTATTGGGATTGGCTTTATTGGttatcaattttgtcaaacCAAGAAAGACTGGTGAtgtcaatttgttgagttggAATCAAGAGGCTATCAAGAGAGATGAACACGATGCCTCAATGGCAAATACAAGTGGATTTGAGAAGTAA
- a CDS encoding Pho15 4-nitrophenyl phosphatase (possible histone H2A phosphatase), whose protein sequence is MNNIYTDFPFATTCTMSVKITEKSQVQDLILDKYDYFLFDCDGVLWLGDHLLPSIGETLEYLKQQNKTVIFVTNNSTKSRRDYLSKFEKMGISNITKSEIFGSSFASAVYVDKILKLPKDKKVWVLGEEGIEKELHELGYSTAGGTDPELVKDGVKFDPNTNLFDNLDPDVGCVVCGLTFNFNYLKLSLTMQYLLKDDKSIPFIATNIDSTFPMKGKLLIGAGSIIETVAYASGRQPDAVCGKPNQSMMNSIKAQLPGLEKNPKRGLMIGDRLNTDMKFGRDGGLDTMLVLTGIETENNVKQLSKEDAPTYYIEKLGDVYEFTH, encoded by the coding sequence atgAACAACATATATACCGATTTTCCTTTTGCTACAACCTGTACTATGTCAGTGAAGATAACCGAAAAATCACAAGTACAGGACTTGATACTCGATAAATACGACTATTTCCTTTTTGATTGCGATGGGGTGTTGTGGTTAGGTGATCATTTGCTTCCCTCCATTGGTGAAACTTTAGAATACctcaaacaacaaaacaaaaccgTGATATTTGTCACCAACAACTCAACTAAATCACGTCGTGACTATTTAtctaaatttgaaaagatggGGATTTCCAATATCACTAAACTGGAGATTTTTGGATCATCTTTCGCATCAGCAGTTTATGTGGAtaagattttgaaattaccaAAAGATAAGAAAGTTTGGGTCTTGGGTGAagaaggaattgaaaaagagttGCATGAATTGGGATATAGCACAGCCGGAGGTACGGATCCGGAATTAGTTAAAGATGGAGTTAAGTTTGATCCAAATACAAActtgtttgataatttaGATCCTGACGTTGGTTGTGTTGTTTGCGGATTGacattcaacttcaattacTTGAAATTGTCCCTCACCATGCAATATTTACTCAAGGACGACAAAAGCATCCCATTTATTGCAACCAATATTGACTCTACATTCCCCATGAAGGGTAAGTTATTAATTGGTGCAGGATCGATAATTGAAACCGTAGCATACGCAAGTGGAAGACAACCGGATGCTGTATGTGGAAAACCTAATCAAAGTATGATGAATTCAATCAAAGCACAGTTGCCTGGGTTGGAAAAGAACCCCAAAAGAGGATTAATGATTGGTGATAGATTGAATACGGATATGAAATTTGGAAGAGATGGTGGATTGGATACTATGTTGGTATTAACGGGTATTGAAACAGAGAATAATGTAAAACAATTATCCAAAGAAGATGCACCAACCTattatattgaaaaattgggaGACGTGTATGAATTTACTCATTAG
- a CDS encoding Ypd1 protein (phosphohistidine intermediate protein in a phosphorelay signal transduction pathway) — translation MSSPQAGAQHSDDEEKYVPDIYSSDKQHKLQDSKLVDWAVFSEILQMDEDEEGFSQQLVETFVSQVEETFDKIEQYLQEKDLEQLSSSGHFLKGSAAALGLTAISGECERIQNYGHKINFDNFSQTKKDATTKGDTGNDVPGKDNDSTKTNGTTTKEGESTTKDATKVDKSAGQNATEKSITSEKNDESSDDFWIAAIEDALSRAKDGFVRTRKALDEFYA, via the coding sequence ATGTCATCACCACAAGCAGGAGCACAACACTCtgacgatgaagagaaATATGTCCCTGACATTTATTCATCTGATAAACAGCACAAATTACAGGATTCCAAACTAGTTGATTGGGCCGTATTTTCCGAAATCTTACAaatggatgaagatgaagaagggttttcacaacaattggttgaaacttttgtttctcAAGTCGAAGaaacatttgataaaattgaacaatatttacaagaaaaagatttggagCAATTGAGTTCATCGGGTCATTTCTTGAAAGGGTCAGCTGCTGCTTTGGGATTAACTGCCATATCAGGTGAATGTGAACGTATTCAAAATTATGGACAcaagatcaattttgataattttaGTCAGACAAAGAAAGACGCAACTACTAAAGGAGATACAGGAAATGATGTGCCGGGGAAAGATAatgattcaacaaagacCAATGGAACCACAACTAAGGAAGGAGAATCAACGACGAAGGATGCAACAAAAGTGGACAAAAGTGCTGGTCAGAATGCAACTGAAAAAAGTATAACGAGTGAaaaaaatgatgaatcaagTGACGATTTTTGGATAGCGGCAATTGAAGATGCATTGTCTAGAGCTAAAGATGGATTCGTTAGGACAAGAAAGGCCTTGGATGAATTTTATGCCTAA
- a CDS encoding Pex2 protein (S. cerevisiae homolog PEX2 has ubiquitin-protein ligase activity, has role in protein import into matrix localizes to peroxisomal membrane) produces MFPIPYPSSRVSQLDANILDSELFTLLKDQLSSIFQLHENNNSIASKLSYNRHPETYSLLLNLLIFKLTVWKSGSSYGSSLQNLKLTDSRTGKIIGLNKKGILLAALVGTYLYKKMETALYQINEISGDDNEDDSLFQRLKNAILNNRTALLTKIDNTLKTVNLLNFTVFLVNGRYPSILHRLLGITEAPIVSDLLKFNGSNVNYEFQNRQLVWNVMTEFLVFLLPLLQLRRISKFIKKLYHRASGPNTFEFEPGNTKQVTPYTNLPVSECAICHYNNHQAVQSGGRVFTTAGPVTNPCITNCGHVYCYVCIATQFNVMKSSGDDVPCLRCGSKLEWFKEFEADEKAIDLDAITITMDEDDEEESDDEVKQEKQVGSNNNTDDSDDESIESGSSYELAEYSHSEKPIGVKIERKRSSVSNIFQDDDSESPSEDDDDYSEEEEIDADEALL; encoded by the coding sequence ATGTTTCCTATACCTTACCCTTCTTCGAGGGTGTCTCAACTAGACGCAAATATTTTAGATTCTGAACTATTCACACTATTAAAAGATCAATTATCTTCGATTTTTCAACTACatgaaaacaacaactcGATTGCAAGTAAGTTGTCCTATAATCGACATCCAGAAACATATTCGttgcttttgaatttgctcatttttaaattgaCTGTTTGGAAATCTGGCTCATCATATGGATCGTCtttacaaaatttgaagCTTACAGATTCGCGTACGGGGAAAATCATTGGACTTAATAAAAAGGGAATTTTGTTGGCGGCGTTGGTGGGGACATACTTGTATAAAAAGATGGAAACCGCACTTTACCAAATTAACGAGATTTCAGGggatgataatgaagatgactcgttatttcaaagattgaagaaCGCCATTCTCAATAACCGAACGGCGCTATTGACAAAGATTGATAATACCTTGAAAACTGTTaatttgctcaattttACCGTATTTTTGGTTAACGGAAGATATCCATCAATTTTACATCGATTACTAGGGATTACTGAGGCCCCAATAGTTTCAGATTTGTTAAAGTTTAACGGAAGTAATGTCAATTATGAGTTTCAAAATCGGCAATTGGTGTGGAATGTAATGACGGAATTCTTGGTGTTTCTTTTACCACTATTACAATTGAGAAGGATTAGtaaatttatcaagaaattgtACCATAGAGCTAGCGGGCCAAacacatttgaatttgaaccAGGAAATACAAAACAGGTGACTCCTTATACTAATTTGCCAGTACTGGAATGTGCCATTTGTCACTACAACAATCATCAAGCTGTACAATCAGGAGGCCGCGTGTTTACAACTGCGGGACCTGTGACTAATCCATGTATCACAAACTGTGGACATGTTTATTGTTATGTATGTATCGCAACTCAATTCAATGTGATGAAGTCGAGTGGTGATGACGTACCATGTTTGAGATGCGGCAGCAAGTTGGAATGGTTTAAAGAGTTTGAGGCTGATgaaaaagcaattgatttagATGCAATTACGATAACTatggatgaagatgatgaagaggagtCTGACGATGAGgtaaaacaagaaaagcAGGTTGGGAGCAATAATAACACAGATGACAGTGATGATGAGAGTATTGAAAGTGGATCGAGTTATGAATTAGCTGAATATTCACATTCTGAGAAGCCCATCGGGGTTAAAATCGAAAGAAAGCGCAGTAGTGTGCTGAATATATTCCAAGATGACGACCTGGAAAGCCCCAGTGAGGATGACGACGACTATAGtgaggaagaggaaatAGATGCTGATGAAGCATTGCTATAG
- a CDS encoding Puf6 protein (S. cerevisiae homolog PUF6 has translation repressor activity, nucleic acid binding, mRNA 3'-UTR binding and has role in ribosomal large subunit negative regulation of translation), which yields MSSILTHLSPHSLYQSILSNNMGNKLKGAKRQNDKLVTSPNAKKVKLNNQTPKVTQKDSDSSSEDLSVSEEEESEEDEGSASESDDLDDDELDDLDEDELDQDELDELDDVEVGDHEEEKENQPKPVDPSKKTSREQHSEQRKLLSDRKLQRKSGAKVQDIKKLWEKLRVNQPAPTKAQRDKLCDEIWELSHDVINDLVLKHDASRVVQTLVKYSNKERRDKIVDALKGSFYQLATSAYGKYLLIKILHYGSKEARAVIVDELHGKLRKLMRHREGAYVVEDLFVLYSTAAQKQQMIREFWGSEYAVFRDSGKGKTVVDIIRESSEKKQLIMQNLYGTIKASVEKGSTGFQILHAAMKEYVSILIENIDANESAIRDFIDLLSEQFAELVHTQEGSEVACCLIALANAKERKGIIKSLKTHRQELIKNEYGNVVLITLFMAVDDTVLTYKSFCSEMFTSEELPPLAQDKFSRRPILYILRGLDGKYFAPNVKQALLKYQELAYKKTSKKDKDIKRQELFDKSIEPIYKALLESRESGEFDKLLSVNIGAQFVTDLLTTPTTNERVNTKYRPELLDTFFDKIIKGDVLEDYHLLNKTPFMSRSVKALMHGNQFKFNNEAKKLIQVEDAVEIPGVGVVFAEKTVDEILNDDKLSNWTSGQPAFVLVAAYEVLQLANSKKTKTLQQQLKREKKNLSKEDKGSNLLLELI from the coding sequence ATGAGTTCCATCTTGACACATCTTTCACCACACTCTCTTTACCAGTCAATACTCAGCAACAATATGGGAAACAAGTTAAAGGGCGCAAAGCGTCAAAACGATAAACTAGTTACAAGCccaaatgcaaaaaaagtaaaattAAATAATCAAACTCCAAAAGTTACCCAAAAAGATTCTGATTCAAGTAGTGAAGATTTATCAGTaagtgaagaagaggagagtgaagaggatgaaggATCAGCAAGTGAGTCAGATGacttggatgatgatgaattagACGATTTAGACGAGGATGAATTGGATCAGGACGAGTTGGATGAACTTGACGATGTTGAAGTTGGCGACCATGAGGAGGAGAAGgaaaatcaaccaaagcCAGTTGATCCAAGTAAAAAGACGTCAAGAGAACAACACTCCGAGCAAAGAAAGTTATTAAGTGACAGAAAATTGCAGAGGAAATCTGGGGCCAAGGTTCAAGATATCAAGAAATTATGGGAAAAACTCAGAGTCAATCAAccagcaccaacaaaagCTCAACGTGATAAATTGTGTGACGAAATATGGGAATTGTCACATGATGTCATTAATGACTTAGTTTTGAAACACGATGCATCGAGAGTAGTTCAAACATTGGtcaaatattcaaacaAGGAGAGAAGAGACAAAATAGTTGATGCATTAAAAGGCTCCTTCTATCAATTAGCCACTTCTGCATATGGTAAATATTTACTCATCAAAATATTACATTATGGATCTAAAGAAGCTCGTGCagtcattgttgatgaactACATGGTAAGCTTCGTAAATTGATGAGACATAGAGAAGGTGCATacgttgttgaagatttatttGTCTTGTATTCGACTGCTgcacaaaaacaacaaatgatTAGAGAGTTTTGGGGAAGCGAATACGCCGTGTTTAGAGATTCCGGTAAAGGAAAAACGGTTGTTGATATAATAAGAGAATCAtcagaaaagaaacaattgattatgCAAAATTTATATGGAACCATCAAAGCATCAGTTGAAAAGGGATCAACTGGGttccaaattttgcatGCAGCTATGAAGGAATATGTGAGtatattgattgaaaacataGATGCAAATGAATCCGCCATCAGAGATTTTATCGATTTGTTGAGTGAACAATTTGCCGAATTGGTTCATACCCAAGAAGGGTCAGAAGTTGCATGTTGTTTAATTGCGTTGGCGAACGCAaaggaaagaaaaggaattatcaaaagtttaaaaacACACAGACAGGAGTTGATCAAGAACGAATATGGAAATGTTGTTCTAATTACATTGTTTATGGCTGTTGATGACACCGTTTTGACCTACAAATCGTTTTGCAGTGAAATGTTTACTTCAGAAGAGCTTCCTCCATTAGCTCAAGACAAGTTCTCCAGAAGACCTATTTTGTACATTTTGCGTGGCTTGGATGGAAAATATTTTGCTCCAAATGTCAAACAAGCCTTATTGAAGTACCAAGAATTGGCTTATAAAAAGACCTCAAAGAAGGACAAAGACATTAAAAGGCAAGAGttgtttgataaatcaattgaaccAATTTACAAGGCATTACTTGAAAGTCGTGAGAGTGGCGAATTTGATAAGTTGTTATCGGTTAATATTGGTGCACAATTTGTCACTGATCTTTTAACGACTCCAACCACCAATGAAAGAGTCAACACCAAATATAGACCAGAATTGTTGGACACATTCTTTGACAAAATCATAAAGGGAGACGTGTTGGAAGATTATCACTTGTTAAATAAAACGCCCTTTATGTCGAGATCGGTAAAAGCCTTGATGCATGGaaaccaattcaaattcaacaatgaagccaaaaaattgattcaagttgaagatgctGTTGAAATACCTGGGGTTGGTGTCGTATTTGCTGAAAAGACAGTCGACGAAatattgaatgatgataaattgagTAACTGGACCAGTGGACAACCAGCATTTGTCTTGGTTGCAGCTTATgaagttttgcaattggcaaattcaaaaaagacCAAGACGttacaacaacagttgaaaagggaaaagaaaaacttgtcaaaagaagataaaGGTTCAAACCTTTTATTAGAACTTATATAG
- a CDS encoding Alg9 mannosyltransferase, which produces MNFQTRKSKKLKNRIKATKTSPLPKMSLSKTQYGLIFLNTAFRLYSSLYMIIGDCDETFNYWEPLNLLLRQFGKQTWEYSPVYAIRSYAYLIPYHIIGKILHLFNVTPLNVFYGLRVIALGGFTSFVELNLFANLDNYSTNLANWWLFLTSVNVGMSHGGSALLPSSLALQTTLLANTYIFKSTVISTEKVNDKGGNLLKAITWYFVGGLLGWPFALALGLPVGVYTLWQICQQRLSSVVLIKIGLILSSIVGAITFIDSYYLQKLVFVPINIVLYNVFGGEGEGPEIFGIEPLSYYILNLLLNFQFVLPLAALGVLINPFITTNAKKFSAIVSAQLVIWCGIFFSQPHKEERFMYPIYPLIVLSAAISVSKLTSLVKSKMPRFAYYAAQFGFIAAVFVISVLRIVNLVENYAAPLEIYQAVSQLPTSSTQQVNVCTGKEWYHFPNSFHLPTNYRLKFVESGFDGLLPGDFHEPTNSITESTTFIPSHMNNQNKFESDKVISIEQCDYFVDNTQLESIPQLIRPDLSVVDSTKWYVLQCNKIINPNGKHNLIGRLVYIPQWARRLVPYKVEYMDLCLLKRVREDEKV; this is translated from the coding sequence ATGAATTTCCAAACGCGtaaatcaaagaaattgaaaaatagaATCAAAGCTACAAAAACCTCACCACTCCCCAAAATGAGTCTTTCCAAAACACAATATGGTTTGATATTTCTTAATACTGCATTTCGActatattcatcattgtaCATGATAATTGGAGATTGTGATGAGACTTTTAATTATTGGGAACCATTGAATTTACTATTACGTCAATTTGGTAAACAAACCTGGGAATATTCACCAGTCTATGCAATCAGATCATATGCGTATCTAATACCTTACCACATCATTGGTAAGATATTACATTTATTCAATGTAACTCCGTTGAATGTGTTTTACGGGTTACGTGTTATAGCCCTTGGTGGGTTTACTTCGtttgttgagttgaatttgtttgCCAATTTGGACAATTATTCAACGAATTTGGCCAATTGGTGGTTGTTTCTAACTAGTGTCAATGTTGGAATGAGTCATGGTGGGCTGGCATTGTTGCCTAGTTCGTTGGCTTTGCAAACAACGTTGTTAGCAAACACCTATATCTTTAAAAGCACTGTGATTAGCACAGAGAAGGTAAACGATAAAGGTggtaatttgttgaaagcAATTACATGGTATTTCGTTGGTGGATTATTAGGCTGGCCATTTGCTTTGGCTTTGGGCTTACCTGTTGGAGTTTATACGTTGTGGcaaatttgtcaacaaCGTCTCTCAAGTGTCGTTTTAATCAAAATTGGGCTCATATTACTGTCAATAGTGGGTGCTATCACATTTATTGACTCTTATTACTTGCAGAAATTGGTGTTTGTTCCAATaaatattgttttgtataaCGTATTTGGTGGTGAAGGTGAAGGACCAGAGATTTTCGGTATTGAGCCATTAAGTTATTACATTCTCAATTTGTTATTAAACTTTCAGTTTGTTTTGCCTTTAGCTGCTTTGGGAGTCTTGATTAATCCATTCATCACAACTAATGCCAAAAAGTTTAGTGCAATTGTATCAGCacaattggtgatttggtGTGGGATATTCTTTAGTCAACCACATAAAGAAGAAAGGTTCATGTATCCAATCTATCCATTAATTGTACTATCAGCAGCCATATCAGTGTCAAAGTTGACGTCACTTGTAAAGAGCAAGATGCCACGTTTTGCTTACTATGCTGctcaatttggattcattGCAGCTGTGTTTGTCATTTCAGTATTGAGGATTGTCAATTTGGTTGAGAATTATGCCGCACCACTAGAAATATATCAAGCAGTATCACAATTACCTACATCATCTACGCAACAAGTCAATGTGTGCACTGGTAAAGAGTGGTATCATTTCCCCAATTCTTTCCATTTACCAACCAATTATcgattgaaatttgttgaatcagGATTTGATGGATTATTACCCGGTGACTTTCATGAACCCACTAACTCCATCACTGAATCAACGACATTTATTCCATCACACATgaataatcaaaataaatttgaatcgGATAAAGTAATCTCCATAGAGCAATGTGATtactttgttgataataCTCAATTGGAATCTATTCCTCAATTGATTAGACCTGATTTATCTGTTGTTGATAGCACCAAATGGTATGTTTTACAATGTAACAAGATTATCAATCCAAATGGGAAGCATAATTTGATTGGAAGATTAGTTTACATACCACAGTGGGCCAGAAGGTTGGTACCTTATAAGGTTGAGTATATGGATCTAtgtttattgaaaagagtAAGAGAAGATGAGAAAGTCTAA
- a CDS encoding Wh11 protein — MSDLGRKDISDKVESKVKPDSQKSTFEQAKDKVTDAVDSLAGKGTSENDKSATQSASDAVFGSK; from the coding sequence ATGTCTGACTTAGGAAGAAAAGATATCAGCGACAAAGTTGAAAGCAAGGTCAAACCAGACTCCCAAAAGTCCACTTTTGAACAAGCTAAAGACAAGGTCACCGATGCTGTTGACAGCTTGGCCGGTAAGGGAACTTCAGAAAATGACAAATCAGCTACTCAATCTGCTTCTGATGCGGTTTTTGGAAGCAAATAG